The Megalobrama amblycephala isolate DHTTF-2021 linkage group LG8, ASM1881202v1, whole genome shotgun sequence region gttaatttttttttttttttacactgtgatgCTTTTCATCAATATTGCTCATTCTTTCTTGAACAACATATTAAACTTTGGTGAATCTGGTGCTACAGTCAGAGAGGAATCCTATTATTTTCCTAAGCAAATCAGCTTACGATTTTCACCTGCTGGATGATATTGGCTGTTTTATAATAGAAGGCTCTCTTTTGCTTCTCTCCCTCCAGTAGATTTAATCTCTGATCTTGGATCAGTGATAGACCCTGATCAGACGTGGGCCAGAGAAGAGGATTTAGACCAGAGCAAGTTGCTTCCTGAGCAAACGGACAGCGGTTACTATGAGGAGCTCATCAGGCCCAAAAAGCTCCACAATCCCATCAAAGAGTCCAAGAGCCATCGGGAGCTCCAGCGAGAGCTGATTATTACACACAAAAGGTGCAAACTGTCCCAGAATTTGAGTTGAAAGCATGTTCACATTTTGAGGCATGAACAAAAGCTTAGTTTCAGCCTTAATTTATCACCTGACCCAATTTCTAATCTCACTTCAAACATGTGCCCCCAGAGAGAATGCAGTTTATGTCTCCTTTGCATGTACATGTTCTGTCCAACAGATGGCAGTAAAGTCAAAGTTGTGCTTGCAGTTAAagacaccatgaaatcaaaatgaacaattcttatttttttatggaatattggaGAATTACAAATGATATAtccattcatatatatatattttttaaattcatgtgccctcataatctttaatcaaaataactcccCCTCCATCTCTTCTcttgatgacgtgtttactgctgcgagggcggggcaacctgtcactcacatgacatcacagcaatggcaaaccacaaccatccaatcagttcctgatggacaaaatcaagtcctgccttacatttttttcttgtttgagaagccatttcactcagatatgtcacaatagggaaaaAGAAGAAATGTCACTGCAAGAGGAAGGGGAAGTTACTTCGATTAAAAATCACAAGGGCAcctgaataaaaaaatgcatggataaataatttaaaataaataatgcaatatttcataaaaaacaaaaattggcaatttttatttcatggtgactttaagggTGATGATCATTCCCTTTTCCACCCAATTACAATGATTTAACTATTTCTATAAAGAGGTATACAGTAACTCTATAATGAGATATAGTAACACTTATCCTATCTATCAGAGGAGCAGTGATGGAGGAGAAGCCAGAGTTACAGAGAGTTCTGGAAAAGAGAAATAGAGCTCAAGCTCTGAAACAAGACAGAAAGCAGGAAGAAGAAAAATCACCCCTGGAGCAGGAGTTACTG contains the following coding sequences:
- the LOC125273486 gene encoding protein FAM107B isoform X1, which produces MGVTHGKKADHNHQSHNSACAQPLIGPGESVDLISDLGSVIDPDQTWAREEDLDQSKLLPEQTDSGYYEELIRPKKLHNPIKESKSHRELQRELIITHKRGAVMEEKPELQRVLEKRNRAQALKQDRKQEEEKSPLEQELLKRQMRLEKIEREADEQRERSKCAPEFIRVKESLKRTSIASAVEKEL
- the LOC125273486 gene encoding protein FAM107B isoform X3, whose amino-acid sequence is MGVTHGKKADHNHQSHNSACAQPLIGPVDLISDLGSVIDPDQTWAREEDLDQSKLLPEQTDSGYYEELIRPKKLHNPIKESKSHRELQRELIITHKRGAVMEEKPELQRVLEKRNRAQALKQDRKQEEEKSPLEQELLKRQMRLEKIEREADEQRERSKCAPEFIRVKESLKRTSIASAVEKEL
- the LOC125273486 gene encoding protein FAM107B isoform X2 translates to MGVTHGKKADHNHQSHNSACAQPLIGPGESDLISDLGSVIDPDQTWAREEDLDQSKLLPEQTDSGYYEELIRPKKLHNPIKESKSHRELQRELIITHKRGAVMEEKPELQRVLEKRNRAQALKQDRKQEEEKSPLEQELLKRQMRLEKIEREADEQRERSKCAPEFIRVKESLKRTSIASAVEKEL